AAACAACCATATATCCCCGCACAGGCCGACCTCTAGCCCACCTCGCCGCAGTAAAACCATCTGGCTCCCCAAAGCAGAACTTGCGTTTGACGCAAAGACTTGGAAAAGTCCGTTCCGGGCTTTGCGCTCCCGGAGCATTTCTGACGCCACTTGCTCTGCAAGACCAAACTCTGAACCCTTCGTCCATTTTCAAGGAGGACATTATGGCTGTGACCATGCATCCCATCGGGACCGTCCGCACCGACGGGGCGGCTCCACCGCGACACTGGAGTGTCTCCGAAGAAACCGGAATCCTTGATATCGCCCCGGAATTCGCCCGCGGCCTGCGGGATATCCAACCCGGCCAGCATATTGTGGTCCTGTTCCACTTCCACGACAGCCCCGGGTTCACCTCGGATGCCTTAGTCCAGACCCCACCGCACAAGGGAGTCCCGCTCGGAGTCTTTAGCATCTGTTCCCCCCGGCGCCCCAATCCCATCGGGCTCTCGGTCCTGGAAGTCATCAACGTGGTGGACACCCATATCCATGTCAAAGGGGTGGACATGCTCGACGGCACACCCATCCTGGATATCAAGCCGCATATTACAGGATGATTCCGGCTGACGGGACGGGGCCCAGTACCAGAATTAACGGCTTCAGGAGATGATCTGCGACGGTATTCGGAAGGAGGGGCGGTTCTTTAAACGGAAAAGGGTGAGGTGGTCACAGAGATGGTCAATCCCTTTTCTTTTCTCGAGCCTTTTTCCACCAGCGCAACACCAGACTCAAGACCACAAAAAGGAAGAGAAAGAGGCTGAACACGCCCCATTTTTCTTCGGCCGCGGCGCCCCCCAGGGCGGCAATCGGGAGGGTGATCACACTCTCGGTGGCAAAGTTCAGGGGTAAAAAATAGCGAAATGGCAAGCCGGTCAGGGCCAGGATATAGGTCTTGAGGATATAGGGGGGGCCGGGGAACAACAAAAACGCCACGAGAAAGAGTCTCGGCCGCTCCACATGCATCAACGCCGGATGGTAGCCACGGCGCTCCAGAAAACGGAGTAACGGGGTGCGAACGCAAAACCGGGCCAGGGCAAAACACAGGCTCATATGCACCGGAAGCACGCAGGCTGTGGCAAGCATGCCCCCGAAAGCGCCAAACTTGACCCCGGCCAGAACGAGGAAAACGCTGAAGGGGAAGCCGAGCACAGGCAACAGGGCCATAAGCAGGAGAAAAAGCTCCGGGTCGATCCCGCCTTCGAGAAACACCCGGACCGCCTCCACCTGGGAGACGACAAAGTCCATCGCCCCAGACCACTGCAGCGCCCAGAGCAGCACGCCCCCTATGCACAAAGCGCCTCCCCCGAGAGCCGCAAAAACCACTTTTTTTGACATTCCGTAACTCGTTACCACGTCTTCAGACGAACTGCTCTGCAAATCTTTGTGCACTCGTATTGAGCAGCTAGCTATCTGTTGAAAAATTTCGTATCATGCAGGTCGCTTACAAATCCCAAGGAACAGCGACAACACGTTCAGGGTCGCAGCGGTCGTATTCGTGCGCGCACGTTTGAACCTAGTGCAGCTTTGCTGCCCTTGGAAGATTTTCAAGGCTCTTCGTCACAGGGCATGGAATTTCAGACGCAAAAGTTTGCCGTCTCTTCTGTGTGCTTCGAGCGAAAGGCCCGCACATTTTCTTGGTCCCGCCAAAAGGGGGAAACCGGACCGCGAACTGAATGCTCCCAGGCGGATTCCGGTGCAACAAGGGCCATCTTCGACACCTGGAGTTCTGCTTTACTTGAGAGTCTGGAGGGGGCAAGGATCCCCCTTTGGCGGGATTGAGAAAATACCGGGCCGAAAGTGGGCACACAGAAGAGACGGCAAACTCCAAAAATCCATAGGATCCGTCAAAGAACCGATTTTCAACAACCTGGTAGCCACACCTTTTCCGGTCGCCTTACAGAGCGTTGATCTCACACTCGGCAGGGCCCCAGACTACCCTGGAAGAGAGCTGAAGTCCCTCATTGCAGCGGACCTACACGTCCTTGGAGGTCCTGACAACCGTGGCCTTAGAGCAGGCGTGAACCGAGAGCACGCATAGTCCCGAGGGCATCCTTTTCCCGGCAGCCGCTGCAGGCCTCCTTTTCTCGCCGACTTTGCCCCCGCCAAAGCAGCAACACCCTTGGCATGACACCAGGACAACCACCCCAAACGGGATCTCCCCTCTGTACCGATAGGCTGCTGCAATTCTCACAGCCGTATTTGGCTCACGAAAGGCTCTACAAATAGTTCGACCGCGGGCAGTATTCTTGAATACTTCGGAAGATACTGACTCCGTTTTCCCCTTCTAAAAAATCGAGTTCCAAATACTTCTCTTTCTCTCGCTTCATCTTTGCATTGCACATCTCTTCTGTTCCCGCCTTACTGAACACCCTGTTGATCAACGTACCCTCTATTTTTCCGGAAATACCCGCTCTGCACGACAGAGATGCCCCAAATCCAACATATATCAATCTCAATTCTGAATCGATTTCCTTTTGGCGTCAGCATTTCTGTTGCAAAAGCAACAGAAATGCTGGCCGATAATGAGTTGACAGAAAGACGAAGCGCTGTAGTATACTCCTTTCCCTGAACCCAGGACAACACGCCTTGGGCCCAGGCCCCACCGCCGGGGTACAGCCTTTGCCCATGGCGGTAATACTCGGAAAAAACGAACAATTCAGGAGATACATTCCATGCACATACGTGCCAATTTTGACCGCTGCACCGGCTGCCGCCTCTGTCAATTCGCCTGTGCCGAGCGGGCGTGTTCAGGATACAACCCGCGCCACAGCCTGTTGCGCATCCAGAACTCCACTGAGCATCTCTACAACTTCCCTATCGTCTGCAATCATTGCCTAAACGCCTATTGCCAGAATGTCTGTCCGGCCCGGGCCATCTCCCGCGACGAGCAGACCGGGGCTGTGGTCATTGACGAAAATCGGTGCATCTCCTGCGGGTTATGCGCCCAATATTGCCCCCTGGGGGTCATCATCCGGCACCCGGAAAGCGACAAATATGCAAAATGCGATCTTTGCGGCGGGCACCCCCTTTGCGTCCAGGCCTGCCCCACAGGCGCCCTTGAAATCGCGTACACGGGAGGCGACCATGCCTAACGCATACCAGGGAACACTCCTGCATATCGATTTGAGCGGGCAAGAGGTTCAGCACTTGCCTGTTCCGCAATGGCTGCGCGAGACCTTTGTCGGCGGCAAAGGGTTCGGAGCCAAACTCCTGTATGACCTCTTGCCCGCTGGAACCGCTCCCCTGGACCCAGCCACGCCGCTCATGTTTTTCCCGGGCCCGCTGACCGGCACCAAGGCTCCCTCCATACGGGCCTGCGCGGTGACCAAGTCCCCCCTGACCGGGCTGTTTCTGGACTCCTATTTTGGGGGGGAATTCGGGCAGGAGATCAAATACGCTGGTTACGATGGCCTGATCATCACCGGTCGGGCACCGCAGCCGGTCTATCTCTACATCGCCGATACCACAGTGGAGATCCGTCCGGCTGCCTCTTTATGGGGCCAGGATGCCCTGGAAGCCAATGCCAACATCAAACGCGAATGCGAGGATCCGAGCCTGAAAATCGTGACCATCGGCCAGGCCGGGGAAAAACGTGTCCCGTTTGCCCTGCTCAGTTGCGAATTCAACCGCCAGGCCGGGCGTGGCGGCGCTGGCGCCGTCATGGGCGCCAAAAACCTCAAGGCGGTTGCCGTGCGCGGCGAACAACTCGTCAAGGTCGCCGACCCCGAGGGATTTACAAAGGCTGTAGCCCAGGCCCACACCGAGCTTGAGGGATCCGACGATATCCAGGTCCTGCGCCAGACGGGCACGGCCAGCGCCGTGGAATTTGCCAATGAAGCCGGACTCTTTCCCGCCAACAATTTCCAGGACAGCTCTTTCGCCAAGGCCGATCGCCTCGGGGACAAAGGACAGTCCAAGCACCTCTGGCTGGGCAATATAGCCTGTCTCGGCTGTCCCATTTATTGCAGCAAGATCGGGGCCATCCGCCACGGCAAATACGCCGGGACCATTTCCGATACCGTGGAATACGAATCCGCGGGCCTGCTTGGCGCGAACCTCGGCATCAGCGACATCCGGGCCGTGACCCATCTCACCCGGCTCTGTGACGTTTTTGGACTGGACTCCATGTCCGCCGGCGGGGCGATTGGTTTTGCCATGGAAGCGGCGGAAAAAGGTATCATAGACGCGCCGGACGGTATCGACCTCACCTTTGGCAATGTCGAAGCCGCGGAATATTTGATCCGGGGCATGGCCCTGCAGGAAAACGAACTCGGTCGGCTCCTGTCCCAGGGCGTGCGCCGGGCCGCCGTTGCGCTCGGTGGCGACAGCGAAGCATTCGCGCAGCATACCAAGGGCCTGGAAACACCGGCTTGGGGGCCACGTGGCGCCCTGGGCACGGGCCTGGCCTTCATGACCGCGGATCGCGGCGGCTGCCACCAGCGGGGACTCCCCGCCCCCATCGAGATCACCCACGATGAATACAACGGGAAGCCGGTTGATCCCCGCGCCACAGAAGGCAAGGCGGCGATGGTCATGGAAATGCAGGATTTCAGCGCTGGGACCGACGCCTTGGTCAAATGCGATTTTGCAACGGCGGGGATTGCCATTGAGACCTACGCGGCCATGCTCAGCACCGCGACAGGAGTCGAACGGGACGCCTCCTTTCTCACAGACCTCGGCGCCCGGATCTGGAACCAGATCCGACTCTTCAACCTCCGGGAAGGTCTTGACCCCAGCGACGACAGACTCCCCAAACGGTTCTTCCGGGACCCCGTCCCCAGCGGACCACAGCAGGGCCAGCACTTCACCACCGAACAGACCGCGGCCATGCTCGAAGAGTATTACGCCCTGCGCGGCTGGGACGCCTCTGGAGTCCCGACCTCCACCACCCTGGATACCTTGAGTCTTGGAACCCTGCCACGGTTTGTCCTCAATTCCTGAATCCGTGAGCCCCTGTGCCAGGGTTTGGCTCAATTCTGGCACAGGGCACGGTCATGTTCCAGATTCCCGGATCCAGGCTGCAGCCATAGAGAAGGGGGGCGCGGGATACAGACACGGGGCTTGACGAATTGTGATCCCACAGCTTTCCTTTTCGGACCGCCAAGCGCCTGCCTGGCTCTTTCAAAGTCCAGGTCATGCCCGAACTGTCGCTGGAGGCCGTGCCCATCCGCCTCTGGACAGGCAAACAGGAACAAGGGTAAGGAGGAAGAGAATCGCGTCCCGTATTTCCTCTCCCCGCACACATGGGAATGGAAATACTCAAGCCCCGTCCACTCGAGGAGGGATTCTATGTCCAAAGACATCATTGCCATCCTGCTTGCGATCTGCCTCTTCGGTCTGTCCGCCTGCGCCTCGAACACCAGCAAAGCCCAGCAAGGCGCAACACTTGGGGCCCTGACCGGAGCGCTCATCGGCTCCAATGTCGGCGAACGGAGTTGGGCCACGGCTATTGTGGGCGCTGGAGCTGGCCTGCTGCTCGGCTATGTGGTGGGCAATGAAATGGACAAATACGACAAATCCATGGTTTCCCGCACCCTGGAAACCCGCCCGTCGAGCACCACCAACACCTGGGTCAACCCGGATACCGGCAACCGCTACGCGGCCACCCCGGGTGCTGCCTACCAAGGCACGCAGGGGCAGGTCTGTCGCCCCATCCAGATCGAGAGCTGGATGGACGGCCGCCGTGAGATGGTCGACGCCCGAGCCTGCCGCCAACCCGACGGTTCCTGGGTCCTGCAATAGGACCTGCTTACGAACCCCATTACCCGAAACGGGGATACGTGCCACAACACAGGCGGCTTTGCTGGATTGCCCGGAATCAGTGGCAAGTGCTGTACGCAGCGCAAGGGGCCGGGCAATGACGGGCAAGGCATCGCGTACAACGATCATCTAACCGTCACCCTTGAGGAAAGACACGGAAAACGCCTCCTGCTTGTTGCCCCGGCGGGCAGGAATGCTCCGATGCCTTCGTGCGAGTTTTTCCAGGCCGAGGGCAAACATTCAGAACCGGGGCACTGCCCCAGCTACTCCGTCGTAATCTCAAACGTTCTACAAGGCCGGTTCTGAACTTTTGAACTCGGCCTGGAAGCTGTTTGAGCTCGGTAGGAAGCGTTCATTCCTGCTTGCTCGGTCGTTGAGCAGCGATACCCGCCCCCAAATCCTCCCTTCACGCCCGATCTCTCCCCGGCGGGCAGGAATGCTCCAATGCCTTCGGGCGAGGTTTTCCAGGCCGAGGGCAAACATTCAGAACCGGCGCTTACCTCCGCTGCAGCACCCAGCACCACAAGGGATCGTCCACCAGCAGCGGCCGCAGTGTCTGGCGCGGCCCGAGCCGCGCCAGCATCCAATCCACAAGCGCGGTCTCGTAAGGCTGTTCGTAATACTCAAAAACCCATTGCGCCAACGCTTCAGGGCCAGCGAAGGACCATTCTGTCGGCAGGGAAAAGCACCGCCCCTCTGGCCACGCCGCCAACGCCAGTCGCGCCCGTTCCAAGGCCTCACGCTCGTCATGGAAGACAGTGCAGACCTGGGAGAGTTCGCCCTCATGACGCGGTTCAAGGGCGAGAATACGCCCCCCGGGCCGAACGACTTCCGCAGCCTGAGTCAAAGCTGCCGTGCAGTCCGGATGGTGGTGCAAGGACAGAGAAAAAATCGCCAGATCAAACGTTTCCGGGACAAACGGCAGGGCCTCACCGCTACCGCAAACTCCCTCCAGCCCCGGGATTCCCCGGAGCGCCTGCCGCAAATCCGCCACTCCCGGTTCGAGGGCCACCAGTCGTTCAGCCACTTGGTGCAGTTCCCCGGACAGTCGCCCGCTTCCGGAGCCGATCTCCAATACCCGACTACCTGCAACATCCGCGTAGCGACACAGCGCCGCCACAGTCTCCGGTGCCGGTGATGTGAACACAATTTCTCGCTCTTCTCCAACCGTCACGTCCCCTCCTTGCCGTGCTGACCTCACGAACCACAAAATTCGCTTCAACACGCTGATTTCTTTTGACAGCCCTTGGGCGCCTTGCTAAAAGTGACCGATGGTCATTAAGTGACTGGAGGTCATTATGGGCAAACGCCAACAGGAAAAATCACAACAGACACAACACGAGTTAATGGATGCGGCCCTTGAACTCTTCCGGGCCAACGGGTTCCAGCATACCAGTATTGCCGAAATCACGGACCACGCTGGCTATGCCAAGGGCAATTTCTACCGACACTGGAAAAGCAAAAGCGAACTCTTTCTCAATATCATGGCCGAACGCCTCCAGTATTATCGGGGGCAGCGCGAACCCGCTCTGGAAAAGGCCCAAAGCGTCGAAGACGTGACCGAGATCGTCCTGTGTTTTCTGGAGACCATTATTGATGACGCAAGCTGGTATAAGGTCTTCCTGGAATTCACGGTCCACGCCTTTGACAATGCCGAGGTCCGCCACAAGCTCAACGACAGCGAATATCGGCTCTCCAGCGACCTCTTCACTCAGCTTTTTGCCCCCTTTATCAGCGACCACGCCAGCGCCCGCAAACTCGGCGCTCTGGTCACCGCCCTTTTTGAAGGCTTTTTGATCCACAACGCCCTGGAGACACAGGTCCTGGATAAAGAGGATCTGCGACAAGCCATCCTTGTTCTGACCCGCGCCTATCTCCCGGAATTGGAGACCGCGGCTTGCTCCACCTCAACCCGGAGGACACCGCCATGCTAGGACTCGGCAGTCTCGGTTGCGCCCTCGCCTTTTGGCTCAGTATCGGCGCCGCGTTGCTGTGCGTCGTCTACGGCGTACGAAATTGGAACCGCGAACACCCGGATTTCGTCCGGCAGGACCACTCGAGTTCGCGATAACCACACAGACCACCCTAAGGAATCGCCATGCTGATCAAAATCGTGTGCATGCTCGGCTACATCACCATCATCGCCCTGCTCGGGTACAAAGGCTGGAAGGAAACCCAACAGGCCAAAGACTACCTCGTCGCCGGCCGGGCCATGCATCCCTTTATCATGGCTTTTTCCTACGGCGCGACATTTATTTCCACTTCGGCCATCATCGGTTTCGGCGGGGCCGCTGGCCTGTTCGGCTTCCCCCTGCTCTGGCTCACCTTCCTGAATATTTTTGTCGGCATCTTTCTGGCCATGCTGTTTTTCGGTAAACGGACCCGCCGCCTCGGATTGACCCTGAACAGCATGACCTTTCCCGAACTGTTGGGACGCCGCTACCAATCCGGCTTCATCCAGGGATTCGCCGGTGCGATCATTTTCCTCTTCATTCCGGTCTACTCCGCCGCTGTCCTGATCGGAATCTCCAGGATCATCGAGATTTCTTTGCATATCCCCTACAATCTCGTTTTAATCCTGGTGACCCTGATCCTGACCGCCTACGTCATCACCGGCGGTCTGAAGGCGGTCATGTACACCGACGCGTTCCAGGGATGCATCATGTTTATCATGATGCTCATTCTTTTAGTTTCCACCTACTCCATCCTCGGCGGCATCACTCCGGCCCACCAGGCCCTGACTGACATGGCCCCGCTCATGCCCGCCAAACTCCAGAAAGGCGGCATGCTCGGTTGGACCCAGGGCGCTGCCTTTGGTTCGCCGCTGTGGTTGGTCATCTACACGACCATTGTCTACGGCGTGGGCATCGGAGTCCTGGCCCAGCCCCAATTGGCCGTGCGCTTTATGACTGTACCTTCGGACAAGAGCCTCAACCGCGCAGTACTCTATGGCGGGGTCTTCATTCTTTTCATGACCGGCACGGCCTTTATTGTCGGCGCGCTCTCAAACGCTGTATTCTACCAATATTTCGAGAAAATTGCCATTGCAGTGGCCAAAGGAGACATCGACAAGATCATTCCCGTCTACATCGAACGGATCATGCCGGCCTGGTTCGCGGCCCTGTTCCTGGTGGCCATGTTCGCCGCAGCCATGTCGACCCTGTCTTCCCAATACCATGTCGGGGGGACCTCCCTGGGACGGGACCTCTTTGAAAAAGGGCTGCGCCTGTCACGGCAACGTTCGATCACCCTCAACCGAGCCGGGGTCTTCCTGACAATCATCGCCACCCTGATTTGGGCCTGGGTCCTGCCGGCCTCGGTCATCGCCCGGGCTACGGCCTTCTTCTTCGGCCTCTGCGCTGCGGCTTTTCTGCCGGCCTATGCCTGCGCCCTGTACTGGAAGAAAACAACCAAGGCCGGCGCCGTGACCTCTATGGTTGGCGGATTTTTTATCTCCATGTTCTGGCTGTTGTTCATTCACGAAAAAGAGGCCGCAGCCATCGGTCTGTGCAAGGCGCTGACCGGGCAGACCACGCTGGTCGCTAGCGCCGAGGCGGGGAGTTGGATCTGGCTGCTGCAATGGGTCGACCCCAATGTCGTCGCATTGCCAGTCTCCTTTGCGCTCATTATCACCGTTAGCCTGACGACTCGGGGCTACAGCACAGACCACCTCCACCATTGCTGGAGCAACTTCGTCAGCGCACAACAGACCAGGGAATGGAGAAATTGAAGGATCAAGGAATTGGGGAATTGAAGAAGGAAAAAAGAGGATCGTGACTGTGACCTCGTCTGTGACCGGAAATACAGGCAACGTAAGCATTGGGTGAAGCAGTCAGGACTCTGGATAGCCAGAAAACACCGACGGTGCCGACTCGAAATCGCTATCCAAATCGGGATCGCTATCGGGATCGATTCTGGACCTCTTGTGCTTTGCTCCATGTCGGCTTCGGCTCCGCCGGAGCCGACCTACTGGCGGTCCAAAGAAGGGCAATCCAGTATAGTAATCACGGTGTGCCGGTCTCAGATACCAGATACCTGATATCTGATAATTGATAACTCAAAAATCGATCCCGATACCGATCCCGATACCGATTTGGATCCAGAAGGCACTTCATTCCGTCTACCGTCTTCCACCCTCCGCCATCCGTCCTTCGTCTTCCGTCTACCGTCTTCACGCCCCAGAAAGAAACTGGTACCCCACCTCGCGAACACTGGTAATGAACTCCGGATGCTTGGGGTCGGCTTCGAAATACTTGCGCAAGCGGGCAATAAAGGCGTCCACTGTCCTGGTCTGCACCGTGCCTTCGACCTGCCAGACGTTTTCCAGAAGTTCTTTGCGTGACACCACCCGGCCTTCGTGCTCAATCAGATATTTAAGAACCATCGCTTCCCGGGCGGTAAGCTGGAACTCTTCCTTCCGGGTTTGAGCCCGCAGCGTCGCAAAATTGACCGTATTCTCCCCAAAACGGACGACCGGTTCCTGCTGCGTGACATCCTGATACCACTGCTTGCGTTTGAGCATCCCCTGAACCCGCAGCAGCAATTCCTTGAGATGAAACGGCTTTGTCAAATAATCGTCGGCCCCCGCCTCCAGGCCTTGAATGCGGTCTTTCGCCGTGGTGCGCGCAGTGAGCATCAAAATCGGAAGTTGTGGCGAGACGGCGCGAACCTCTCTGGCCACCTCATACCCGTCCACATACGGCAGCATGAGATCCAGGATAATCAAATCGAACTCCTGTGCGGCAAAAAGGGTTAACGCCTCTCTGCCGTCAACCGCTCGCTCGACCACATACCCTTCCTGTTGCAGATTGAACTGCAATCCGACAGCCAGGCTCTCCTCATCCTCGACAAGGAGGATACGGCTTTCAGGCGCCCTCACCATGTGCGGTGTCCTTTTGTTTTTGTTTACGGCTCAAGCGCAGCAACCGTTGCGCCGCGCGCTCTGTGCCCTTGGCGTATTGGGGCAATTCGATGCGGAAGGTGGAGCCTTTGTTCGTCCCCCGGCTGGACACCCGGATCGCCCCCTGGTGGATGCGGATAATCTCTTTGACCCAGTACAGTCCCAGGCCGGTCCCTTTAACGCTCGGCATGGCCGTGTCATGACTGCGGAAAAATTTCTCAAAGACCTGTTCCTGATGCTGGAGTGGAATGCCGACGCCATTGTCAGCAAAACGGAGAATAAATTTCCCCCGTTCGCAGGCCATCCTGATATGGATTGCTGTATCCACTCCCTCTCGGCTGTATTTGATGCTGTTGTCTACAAGATTGTCCAGAACAATGCGGAAGGCGTTGCGGTCGAGAACGCAATCACACCCTCCATCCCCGGATATCTGTATCGCCTTTTCAGGCAAGGAAAACTGCTCACGCGACTCGTGAACAAGTTCTGGAACCAGTTCCTCCATGCGGTGGACCTGGAAATCGTGAGCAATTTTTTTCTGCTCCAGAGCCGGGACCTGCAGGATCGCACTGATGAGGTTATTGAGCCGGTCGGTATCCTTGAGCATCATGTTGAAGAACTCCTCCTGCTTCTCCCGGGGGAGTTCATGCATACGCATGGTCTCGATGGAAAGCTGTATCGAGGC
The sequence above is drawn from the Desulfohalobium retbaense DSM 5692 genome and encodes:
- the tsaA gene encoding tRNA (N6-threonylcarbamoyladenosine(37)-N6)-methyltransferase TrmO; protein product: MAVTMHPIGTVRTDGAAPPRHWSVSEETGILDIAPEFARGLRDIQPGQHIVVLFHFHDSPGFTSDALVQTPPHKGVPLGVFSICSPRRPNPIGLSVLEVINVVDTHIHVKGVDMLDGTPILDIKPHITG
- a CDS encoding VTT domain-containing protein, with amino-acid sequence MSKKVVFAALGGGALCIGGVLLWALQWSGAMDFVVSQVEAVRVFLEGGIDPELFLLLMALLPVLGFPFSVFLVLAGVKFGAFGGMLATACVLPVHMSLCFALARFCVRTPLLRFLERRGYHPALMHVERPRLFLVAFLLFPGPPYILKTYILALTGLPFRYFLPLNFATESVITLPIAALGGAAAEEKWGVFSLFLFLFVVLSLVLRWWKKAREKKRD
- a CDS encoding 4Fe-4S dicluster domain-containing protein, yielding MHIRANFDRCTGCRLCQFACAERACSGYNPRHSLLRIQNSTEHLYNFPIVCNHCLNAYCQNVCPARAISRDEQTGAVVIDENRCISCGLCAQYCPLGVIIRHPESDKYAKCDLCGGHPLCVQACPTGALEIAYTGGDHA
- a CDS encoding aldehyde ferredoxin oxidoreductase family protein: MPNAYQGTLLHIDLSGQEVQHLPVPQWLRETFVGGKGFGAKLLYDLLPAGTAPLDPATPLMFFPGPLTGTKAPSIRACAVTKSPLTGLFLDSYFGGEFGQEIKYAGYDGLIITGRAPQPVYLYIADTTVEIRPAASLWGQDALEANANIKRECEDPSLKIVTIGQAGEKRVPFALLSCEFNRQAGRGGAGAVMGAKNLKAVAVRGEQLVKVADPEGFTKAVAQAHTELEGSDDIQVLRQTGTASAVEFANEAGLFPANNFQDSSFAKADRLGDKGQSKHLWLGNIACLGCPIYCSKIGAIRHGKYAGTISDTVEYESAGLLGANLGISDIRAVTHLTRLCDVFGLDSMSAGGAIGFAMEAAEKGIIDAPDGIDLTFGNVEAAEYLIRGMALQENELGRLLSQGVRRAAVALGGDSEAFAQHTKGLETPAWGPRGALGTGLAFMTADRGGCHQRGLPAPIEITHDEYNGKPVDPRATEGKAAMVMEMQDFSAGTDALVKCDFATAGIAIETYAAMLSTATGVERDASFLTDLGARIWNQIRLFNLREGLDPSDDRLPKRFFRDPVPSGPQQGQHFTTEQTAAMLEEYYALRGWDASGVPTSTTLDTLSLGTLPRFVLNS
- a CDS encoding glycine zipper domain-containing protein, giving the protein MSKDIIAILLAICLFGLSACASNTSKAQQGATLGALTGALIGSNVGERSWATAIVGAGAGLLLGYVVGNEMDKYDKSMVSRTLETRPSSTTNTWVNPDTGNRYAATPGAAYQGTQGQVCRPIQIESWMDGRREMVDARACRQPDGSWVLQ
- a CDS encoding class I SAM-dependent methyltransferase — its product is MTVGEEREIVFTSPAPETVAALCRYADVAGSRVLEIGSGSGRLSGELHQVAERLVALEPGVADLRQALRGIPGLEGVCGSGEALPFVPETFDLAIFSLSLHHHPDCTAALTQAAEVVRPGGRILALEPRHEGELSQVCTVFHDEREALERARLALAAWPEGRCFSLPTEWSFAGPEALAQWVFEYYEQPYETALVDWMLARLGPRQTLRPLLVDDPLWCWVLQRR
- a CDS encoding TetR/AcrR family transcriptional regulator; this encodes MGKRQQEKSQQTQHELMDAALELFRANGFQHTSIAEITDHAGYAKGNFYRHWKSKSELFLNIMAERLQYYRGQREPALEKAQSVEDVTEIVLCFLETIIDDASWYKVFLEFTVHAFDNAEVRHKLNDSEYRLSSDLFTQLFAPFISDHASARKLGALVTALFEGFLIHNALETQVLDKEDLRQAILVLTRAYLPELETAACSTSTRRTPPC
- a CDS encoding symporter small accessory protein; its protein translation is MLGLGSLGCALAFWLSIGAALLCVVYGVRNWNREHPDFVRQDHSSSR
- a CDS encoding sodium:solute symporter family protein, whose amino-acid sequence is MLIKIVCMLGYITIIALLGYKGWKETQQAKDYLVAGRAMHPFIMAFSYGATFISTSAIIGFGGAAGLFGFPLLWLTFLNIFVGIFLAMLFFGKRTRRLGLTLNSMTFPELLGRRYQSGFIQGFAGAIIFLFIPVYSAAVLIGISRIIEISLHIPYNLVLILVTLILTAYVITGGLKAVMYTDAFQGCIMFIMMLILLVSTYSILGGITPAHQALTDMAPLMPAKLQKGGMLGWTQGAAFGSPLWLVIYTTIVYGVGIGVLAQPQLAVRFMTVPSDKSLNRAVLYGGVFILFMTGTAFIVGALSNAVFYQYFEKIAIAVAKGDIDKIIPVYIERIMPAWFAALFLVAMFAAAMSTLSSQYHVGGTSLGRDLFEKGLRLSRQRSITLNRAGVFLTIIATLIWAWVLPASVIARATAFFFGLCAAAFLPAYACALYWKKTTKAGAVTSMVGGFFISMFWLLFIHEKEAAAIGLCKALTGQTTLVASAEAGSWIWLLQWVDPNVVALPVSFALIITVSLTTRGYSTDHLHHCWSNFVSAQQTREWRN
- a CDS encoding response regulator transcription factor, whose product is MVRAPESRILLVEDEESLAVGLQFNLQQEGYVVERAVDGREALTLFAAQEFDLIILDLMLPYVDGYEVAREVRAVSPQLPILMLTARTTAKDRIQGLEAGADDYLTKPFHLKELLLRVQGMLKRKQWYQDVTQQEPVVRFGENTVNFATLRAQTRKEEFQLTAREAMVLKYLIEHEGRVVSRKELLENVWQVEGTVQTRTVDAFIARLRKYFEADPKHPEFITSVREVGYQFLSGA
- a CDS encoding sensor histidine kinase yields the protein MRQPRSFVVQVLIFVLAQVAWLVLLGLWIYWYTSNYMVISEVGPRLHSQLMSEGLNHLLLIGGLILLIAISTGMSLLFHRLSVQFKLTRLYDNFIANVTHELKSPLASIQLSIETMRMHELPREKQEEFFNMMLKDTDRLNNLISAILQVPALEQKKIAHDFQVHRMEELVPELVHESREQFSLPEKAIQISGDGGCDCVLDRNAFRIVLDNLVDNSIKYSREGVDTAIHIRMACERGKFILRFADNGVGIPLQHQEQVFEKFFRSHDTAMPSVKGTGLGLYWVKEIIRIHQGAIRVSSRGTNKGSTFRIELPQYAKGTERAAQRLLRLSRKQKQKDTAHGEGA